The Bombus fervidus isolate BK054 chromosome 1, iyBomFerv1, whole genome shotgun sequence genome includes a window with the following:
- the LOC139986013 gene encoding uncharacterized protein, with the protein MDINENNTTTGSKPNKETDEDEDSNSISARMLMENSVTDDTNPKRDRQSPLARHDLLTLTDLLNHPVRTIISCAPRNTKPPIREPNMPTKKDEQKDKKKKKPVIRMEGGISENCRNEATADATSNLHDNMDVNFQWGTSLAEEADTSRQLESKQNLNNCLHQMENVNAFVGDSNFSSDQVSSTYDMNAIHAMRNLQLTMNSAKDTEKKNEAAVELSSGKSDISPETNATNVSNELPKEVASIESVKKILKMSPIVMKETNVDEDYNIPSNANFDVEINAWKDLVLKSKVPLDPSKEDFIDSDNPKRAETLSIRPEPPEPKLDVQAIPTTSDEATAEEEDPEYTREMKPNMNVKKVSSHTDVQKLDIKKLHTETFCFSKRYNNGGINGKLKFHRPLSVLDSLDNDVSLGTLNFSTNTEGGWRSFEQSVSEESRRVNREQTEGGEQSNLMKSQSMEENVTNAENASWNENNTAQEQQQERGNFEPQEQSDAGTNFTNSLNTMGEKEIDVSFNRSQAENQVARENSVFTSSRRDSRKYETDEYINAQADNYQSNLDYSNSYGDDYYPGYESMSLEPETERQSSGRNKESVREEQQQMDDNKELFVKSSEQMENTSQYVTDNNYIKVPGDPYPYSREHFNKWRMSEQLHIGPQRTTETEEILNPPINSNTGTRIDTQQPVRKMSQDSRVRGKWYKNVHS; encoded by the exons ATGGATATCAACGAGAATAATACGACCACGGGTTCAAAACCCAATAAAGAAACGGATGAAGACGAAGATTCTAATTCTATATCGGCAAGGATGTTAATGGAAAACAGTGTTACCGATGACACAAATCCAAAACGGGATCGTCAATCGCCACTCGCGCGTCACGATCTTCTAACTCTGACCGATCTCCTGAATCATCCAGTACGGACGATCATAAGCTGCGCCCCCAGGAACACGAAGCCACCCATTAGAGAGCCTAACATGCCTACCAAGAAGGACGAGCAGAAggataagaaaaagaagaagccaGTGATACGTATGGAGGGTGGGATCTCGGAAAACTGTCGCAACGAAGCCACCGCGGATGCTACGAGTAATCTGCACGATAACATGGACGTGAACTTTCAATGGGGTACCAGTCTCGCCGAGGAGGCGGACACGAGTCGGCAGTTGGAAtcgaaacaaaatttgaaCAACTGTTTGCATCAAATGGAGAACGTGAATGCGTTCGTTGGAGACTCGAATTTCTCGAGTGATCAAGTTTCTTCCACCTACGACATGAACGCCATCCACGCAATGAGAAACTTGCAGCTGACGATGAACTCTGCGAAAGATACTGAAAAGAAGAATGAAGCAGCTGTCGAATTATCTAGCGGAAAGTCGGATATATCTCCGGAAACGAACGCCACGAATGTTTCGAACGAATTACCTAAAGAAGTAGCGAGCATAGAGTCCGTGAAGAAGATACTGAAAATGTCCCCGATCGTGATGAAGGAAACTAACGTCGACGAGGATTACAACATTCCTAGTAACGCGAACTTCGACGTGGAGATCAACGCGTGGAAGGATCTCGTTCTAAAATCCAAAGTGCCTCTGGACCCTTCGAAAGAGGACTTTATCGATTCAGATAATCCCAAGCGTGCAGAAACGCTGTCGATCAGACCGGAGCCTCCTGAGCCGAAACTGGATGTGCAAGCAATACCAACTACCAGCGACGAGGCCACAGCAGAGGAAGAAGATCCGGAGTACACCAGAGAAATGAAACCTAATATGAACGTAAAAAAAGTTAGCAGCCATACCGACGTTCAGAAACTGGATATCAAGAAATTGCATACCGAGACATTTTGTTTCTCGAAAAGATACAATAACGGCGGTATTAacggaaaattaaaattccacaGACCCTTGAGTGTTCTAGATTCGTTGGATAACGATGTGAGCTTAGgaactttgaatttttcaacgaatacCGAAGGTGGTTGGAGAAGTTTCGAGCAAAGCGTTTCGGAAGAATCGAGAAGAGTTAATCGCGAACAGACCGAAGGCGGTGAACAGAGTAACCTCATGAAGAGTCAAAGCATGGAGGAAAATGTCACAAACGCAGAAAATGCATCGTGGAACGAGAACAATACGGCTCAGGAACAGCAACAAGAAAGAGGGAATTTTGAGCCGCAGGAACAATCAGACGCAGGCACGAATTTTACGAACAGTTTAAATACAATGGGCGAAaaagaaatcgacgtttctttcAATCGATCGCAAGCAGAGAATCAAGTTGCACGTGAAAATTCAGTGTTTACGTCTTCTCGGAGGGATTCGAGGAAATATGAGACCGatgaatatataaatgcaCAGGCAGATAATTATCAGTCCAACTTAGACTACTCCAATTCCTACGGAGACGACTATTATCCTGGCTACGAGTCCATGTCGTTGGAACCGGAAACAG aaAGGCAATCTTCCGGACGTAACAAAGAATCCGTAAGAGAGGAACAGCAACAAATGGACGACAATAAAGAATTGTTCGTTAAGAGCTCGGAACAAATGGAGAACACAAGCCAATATGTTACGGACAACAATTATATAAAGGTACCCGGTGATCCCTACCCATACAGTCGAGAACACTTCAATAAATGGCGTATGAGCGAGCAACTCCATATCGGTCCCCAAAGAACCACGGAAACCGAAGAGATTTTGAACCCTCCGATTAACTCAAACACTGGCACACGAATCGACACTCAGCAACCTGTTCGAAAAATGTCGCAGGATTCTCGCGTTCGAGGAAAATGGTATAAAAATGTTCACAGCTAA